CAAACGAGTTCGATGACTTCCGCGTCGAGGTCGACGACCGCGACAGCACCCTCGAGCGAAAGATCCGCGCGGCCCACGACGACCGGGTGCCGTACCAGATCATCGTCGGCGACAACGAGGAAGAAGACGGCAACATCTCGGTCCGCGACCGCTTCGAGGACCAGGAGTACGACGTCGAAATCGAGGACTTCCACGACCATCTCGTTGCCGAACGCGACGAGCAGCGCTCCGAGCCGGACTTCCTGCAGGACTGAGACGGGCTGCTGTCGCGGTCTCACTCCGTGAGTGTGGACTCCCGATCTCGTGCGCCAATGAGTTCGCGAATCGTTTCCACCCCGACGAACCGCGGCACGCGTTCGGCGTAGTGTTCGTACTCCCTGCCGTACTGCTTTCGGAGCCACGGCTCTTCGGCGAAGGGAAGTGTTAGCCACCAGCCGACGTAGATCACACAGAGGACGGCGACCAGCACCGAGTTCGCGAGCAGTGCAAAGCCGACGCTCGCAACGACGTAGCCAACGTACTGCGGATTTCGAGAATAGCGGTACCAGCCACCCGTTCGCAGTTCACCGGTCAATCCCGCGGTCTCCTCGCGACCCAGATCGAATCCGGATGCGATAGCCACGACGAATCCAGAACCGAACAGCACCAGGCCGACGAGCAACGACGGCAGCCGCGGCAGTCCGAGGCTGTTCCAGTCCAGCAGCGCGACGATCAGTACACTCACCGTAAATACCTGTGAGAGCGTCCACTGTGCATAGAATCGCCAGTCGCGCTCACCGGGCGGCCAGTAGTTCGTGGCACCGACTGCGCTGGCGACGACGCCGACGAAGTTGATGAGCAACGCACTCCCGCCAACAACGAAGACGATTGTCGATAGCGACTCGAGTGAACTCGATTCCATCATGGGTGGCGATTCTGCCGGCCAGGCCCTCGACGTTCTCACGGACACACTAGTGTATTTATAAGCGACCGTGCCAACCTCGAGCAGACACCGATGAAGTACCTCGACGTGTGCCTCTCCCAGCCCGACTGGATGCTCCACCCGATGCAGCGGTTCATCAGAGACACTGACGCAGTTCGGTACGAAGAACTCCAGGCCTGGAACGTCGACGCCCGAGATCCAACCCTCGAGTACGAACTGTTCTACGTCGAGGCGGATCGTGAGCCCTACGAGACAGCACTCGAGAGCGTCGACTCGATTCGCTGGTACGACCTGACGACTGTCGATGACGACGCCTTTTACCTCTACGTCTGTCAGGAAACGCGTGATGAGGACGTTCGCTGGCGAGAGGCGCTTACCGCTCTGGATCTCGTCATCGTGCCACCGATAGCATACGACTCGACAGCCGCCTTCTCGGTAACAGTCGTCGGCACCAGCGAGAACTTGCAGACGATGCTCGAAATGCTTCCCGACGAGATCGATGTCGCTGTACGCGCGATCGGCGAGTACGACCGTCGGCATGCTCCCCTCGTTGCCGACCTCACCGACCGTCAACTCGAGGCCATCACAACTGCAGTCGACGCCGGCTACTTCGAAGTCCCGCGTGAGGCCGGCGTTGCTGAGGTCGCCGACGAATTGGGCTGTGCCTCGAGTACGGCGTCGCGACTACTCCAGAAGGCGCAGGCACGTGTGATGCGGCGTCTGGTGCGGCGATACGGTCGAAAATGGTCGATCAATGGTTCGTCCATCCGTTCTCTCTAACGGTCGGTTTCATTTCTCCCTCGAAAGCCCACGTTCGTGATGGTCTCTCACTCACGAAGAGATCGAAATCCCCATAGTTGCGGAATCGTGCATATCTATATGAACCGAGCCGAGAAGGCCGCCCTCCAGCTGCGGGCGGTCGACGTCTTGCGGATGCTGAAGGAGACGCGAACCTACGACGAACTCGCCGAGACGACGGGTTTGCCCGCGGGTGACCTCAACCGATACGTCAACGGCCACGTCCTCCCCGGCACCGAACGCGCCCGTGAGGTCGTCGACGACATCGGTCGCGAGGCCATCGCGGACGAACTCAACGCCCGCATTCGCGTCGACGATGAGGGGTACGTCGACAACTCCGGCACCGTCTTCGATCAGTCGTTCCTCGATCTCGTTGCACCCGTCGTCGCCAACGGCTTCGAGTTCGACCGACCGGACGTCGTCCTCACCGCCGCGACGGACGGGATCACACTCGCTGCCTCGCTCGCGAGCTACTACGGCACTCGCTGTGCCTACGCGAAGAAAAGCAAGGAAACCGCCGTCGAGGAGTTCATCGAGGCCCGCCAGCGCCTCCAGTCCGGTATCGAACTCACCTACTATCTTCCCGCCTCTGCCGTCGACGCTGGTGACTCTGTCCTCGTCGTGGACGACCTCATCCGGTCGGGTGAGACCCAGGAACTGCTCCTCGATATCGTCGAAACCTCCGAGGCGGAGGTCGCTGGCGTCTTCGCGCTCATCGCCGCCGGCGATGACGGAATCGAACGCGCACGCGAACGAACCGACGCACCGGTTGGCGCGCTGACGACCGTCTAACATCTATTCGCTGTTCCCGTCGCTACGCCCACGCCCCGTCTACTCGACTATGCGTTCTCGCGTCGCCGTTTCACACCGCCGTCGAGTACCTGCTCACGGTCTCGTCCGTGTGGATCCGGGTGGTCCCAATCGTGGCAGTCTACGTCCCGAGTGGCACGCTCGCGTTCGACGTAGGCACTAAGCGTTCGTGTGAGGGACGGAGACGCGGGCACAGCAGTCGGCGTAGCTGTCTCAGAACGGCTGCTCAGTGCCTGCGTCGACGAGAACTGGTGGGACGACTTATCGGACGATCGTCACCGGTACCGGCGACCGCCGTGCAACGTTCTCGGCCACGCTGCCAAGCAGAATCCGGCTCGCACCTGTTCGGCCGTGACTACCGAGTGCAATGTGGTCGACGTCGTTCTCCTCGGCGTAGTTCACGATCGAGCGCGAGATGCCGCCGACGACGCGGTCGGTCTGGACCTCGACCCCGTGCGTCTCTGCCTGTTCGCGGGCCGACTCGAGTAACTCGTCGGCACGATTCTCGTGGTGTTTCTGAATCTCTTCGTAGTTCGCCATCGCACCACCTTCGATCCCTGTTGCGGCGTAGAAGTCGCCCGGGTCGATGACGTGCAGTGCCGTAATCGTCGCGTCGGGGTACTCCTGGCAGGCGAACTCGAGTGCCTCGGTCGCGCGGTCGGACTCGTCGATTGGGACGAGGACGTGTTGTGGCATAGTGGCCACTACGGCTGACTGCGATTTAAACTCCGGGCCGTCCTCTCGGGTGGTGGGATGCCCGAGTGGGTTCGTGTTCCAGTGGAGTGGCTGAAGTGGCTGCCCGTCGTATGCCGGTCAGACCGTTGCAGTGACTGTCGCCGTCGCTGTGTGGCTGTAAGATCAACAACGCAAAACTCGAATTCGAGAGGGTCGAGAAATTCGAGAGCTTACTTCGCGCGACCCCGGCCGCCCGTGTTGGACGGTCGGACCTTCTCTGCGCCCTTGCCGCGGTTGTTGAGACCACGGTTGTCCTTGCCGGCGTTGGTGAGCCCACGGAACGCGCGGTTCGTGTGGGCGTCGTCGCAGATCCAGTTCAGGTCGTCGTCGTTCTGGATCGCAGGGTGTTCGGGATCCACGAGGATCACTTCGAACCACTTCTGGCTGCCGTCCTCGCCGACCCAGTAGCTGTTGAGGACGCGCAGGTTGGGGTACTTGCGCGACACGCGCTCTTCACCGATGCGCTGGATGTTCTTGCGCCGCCCGATGCGGTTGACACCCTGGCGCTTGGTTCGGCGACCGGCCTTGAAGCGTTGCTTGCGTGCAGTCCCCTTGCGGACCGACACGCGGGTCACGATGATGCCCTGCTTTGCCTTGTAGCCGAGTTCGCGCGCTTTGTCGAGGCGGGTCGGACGGTCGATGCGCTCGATTGCGCCCTGCTTTCGCCATTCCTGCTTTCGTTGCCACTGCAGTTCCCCGAGCTTACCGTCGTCGGGGTCCTTCCATGCCTCCTTGATGTGGGAGTAGAAGCTTTTTGCCATTGATTGTCACCGCGGGCGTTTCCTGGTTCAATCCGAGCGTCGGATCACATCCCGTCCTGTGGCGGCGTCGAATGTGCCGAACAGGTGCCCGCTGGTGCCCGCGATCCAGCGAGTCAGTTTCACCTATTCAACTCCCGAGTATAAGGGCTTCGAAGCGGGCGGACCATGTTGTGCCGTACCGATGCGGTCAGTCCCGCTGTGACGATCAGGGTGAGTTATGCGATCTCTTTCCGTTCGAGTACTTCGTACTCCCGCGAGAGATCGTCCCACAACTGATCCACCGACTGCATTGACTCGACGTCCGCGAGTCGGTCGTGCAACTGCTTGGCCTCCGCCTCTGAGGCCGTCCCGACGTACACTGCCTCATCGATTACCGTTGCGAGCACGTGCTTTTGGTACTCGAGTGCTGTCTCTGACATCCCGAGTGAACGGATGACACAGTGACTGATAGCTATGAACAGCACTAGACCGTTTCCACAGGACTAACAGGCTGCTAAGTGCCGACGAGTGTGATCAGTCACCCGAACGTACAGCTTGACGCATTGGCCGCCACAAATCCCGAGACGAGACACTGATATTTCACCTACTGAAACGGTTCGGTATCAGAGTAGACCTGGTTTTGTTTGCAGGAGTGTTCTGTACACACGGTAGTCTCTCACCGTTGCTAAGTTCGGTTTGTTCTGATTGTTGTTCCGCTATGGTAACAACTGCAACTCGTTACACGCTGATCGAACTTTCGCGGTTCTCACTCACTTCGTTCGCTCACGGGTCACGCTGTTCCCCGTTCGTTATTCCGCGTTTCTCACTCACTTCGCTCGCTCCGAACCGCGCTCGTTCCGAACCGCGCTGCCGTCATCCGATCAGGTACGCAGTGACTTACAGTGGCTACTATCGTGCTTGCTGTTTACAGACAATCCGGAACTACTCTCGGAGAGACGGGAGAACTAATCGTGGGCCTGACCAGTGTTCGCCCCCACAATATTAATTATTAGCCCCGACTAAACCTGGATATGGTAAGTGTCATAATGGAGGATTATCTTAAAGCGATTTACTATTTGCAGTGGAATAGTAACAGGGCGAGAGTGCGGACATCAGAACTGGCCGCCCACCTCAATGTTACCTCTCCTACTGTCTCGAGTATGTACACAAACCTCTCGGAGAGGGGCCTGATCGAGCACAAAAAATACAAGGGCGCGGTTTTGACGACAGAAGGTGAACAGATCGCGCTGAACGTCCTGCGAAATTACTGGCTTATCGAAGCCTATCTCACGACAGAGTTCGACTACCAGCTAAACGAGGTGGGTGACGAAGCAGACGTATTGGAACACCATCTCAGCGACCGCCTTGCAAACGCCCTCACAGAGACGCTGGGTAGACCAGATAGAACTCTTCACGGTGAGTCGGTCCCACGTCCGTCACTCGAGTCTTCTGCTCTTCATCGGAGCGATTTCCTGGCTCGGGCGGCGAAGAACCGTTCGTCTACACCCGAACAGTGAGTGTTCTGCGGTCGATTCGCAAGTCCTTCCCTACTCCTGGCATTGTTCCGAAACGCAGCGAACCCGTACGTGACAGACATCATCGGGGTCACAGTCTCACAGTCTGTTCTTCTGCGATTGGGGTGTCCTATGGCAGTATTGTCGTCAATGCGCGCGGAGCAACTAGTTACTAAGTTTGAGATATCCAAGGATTAGCCATATCTAATCTAGAAGATTGATACACAATTTATTTTACTTAGCAAATTCGAATATCGCCATGGTCGATGATACGACTATGTCGAATCAGTATGCATTGACGCGGCGATCAGCACTCGCTAGCGCTAGCGGGCTGCTCGTTGGCGTTGCAGGCTGTCTTAGTGGAGACGACAACGAGGTGGACAGTGGTGACGGCGAAGCAGAGTACACTGTCTCCGCTGGATTCTTGGCCCTCTGGGATTTCACACGGCAGATCGCAGGTGAGCACATGAATGTCGTCGATCTGGTGCCCGTTGGCGAGCATGGACACGACTTCAACCCCGGCCCAAGCGTCGTCGCAGATGTCGAGGAGTCTGATGCGTTCGTGTATCTCCGTGATTTCGCGAGTTGGCAAGATGATACGGCAGCCGAACTCGAGAGCGAGGACGACGTTCACGTCATTGAAGCCGCGGAAGGCATCGAATTCTTCGACAGCCCTGCCGAGGACGACGACGAGCACTTCTGGATGGATCCGGTGACCTGCCAGGAAGGGGTCGACAATATCGCGGACGCACTCTCGGAGATCGATCCGGAGAACGCCGACGAGTATGCGGAAAACGCAGCGTCGTTCAACGAGGAACTCCAGGACGTCCACGAAGAGTTCGAGGATATCGTCGATCGTGCTGAGACCAGTGACCTGATCGTTGCAACCCACGACTCCTTCCAGTGGTGGCACGATCGATACGGCCTCGATATCTATTCTCCGATCGGTACCTCGCCGGACAACGAAGCCACACCACAGGAAACCGAAGAGATCGAACGTATCATGGAAGAGAACGACATCGGACATGTCCTCTATGACGTCGGCGAGCCCGATGATCTCGCAAACTATCTCGCTGACGAAACCGATGCCGAAGTGCTCCCAATCTCACCAGTTGAGACGCAGTTGCCGGAGTACGACGAAGCAGATTGGGGGTACGTCGATCACTATCGCGAGGTAAACTTCCCGACACTCGAAGAAGCCCTCGAAGCGAGCCCGAATTAGCGGGAAAGAGCAGAACGGAGAACACACAGACCAAGATATGTCGCTATTGAACCATATATCATGAGTGCCGTAATTCACGCCGAGAACGTTAGTTTCGCCTACGACGATCAGGTTGTCGTAGATGATATCACTCTCTCTGTCACTGAGGGTGACTTCCTGGGGTTGATCGGTCCAAATGGATCGGGTAAGACGACGCTCCTGAAGATTATGCTCGGGTTGCGACAGCCGGATACCGGCTCAGTTGAACTCTTTGGGACACCTGCGTCGGAGTTCACTGACGGTACCCGGCTCGGCTACGTTTCCCAGCAGTCTTCGGAAGCAGATTCGATGATGCCAGTTACCGTCCGTGAAGTGGTCGAGATGGGACGATATCCCCACGTTGGTGTCCGTCGACTGTCGGAAGCGGATCAGAAAATCATCGACGATGCGCTTGCGAAAGTCGAAATTTCGGACCTCGCCGACAGACGGATCAGTCGCCTCTCCGGTGGACAGAAACAGCGGGCATACATCGCTCGCGCCCTCGCCTCCGAGGCTGATCTGTTGGCTCTCGACGAGCCGACGGTCGGCGTTGACGCCGAGTCTGTCGATCAGTTCTACACCCTCCTCGACGAACTCAACAGGAGTGGCATTACGATCGTGTTGATCGAGCACGATCTCGGCATCGTCACCGAACACGCCGATATGATGGCCTGTCTCGACTGCGAATTGTACGAACATTGTGAGACGGCCGAGTTCCTCGAGAGCGATGCGCTCGAACGAGCGTATAGTTCGGCTCGCGTGCTCAAATCGGCCGGATTCGCCACGGGTGACTGAGATGTCGACTGAATGGGTAACAAAGTGGAATCCAACCGTTGGACTACTCGCTGGTATCCCCGTCCTGCTGGTTGGCTTTTACATTTTCGTCTACGTCCTCTTTCCACCGCTCTTCGAGAGTTTTTGGGGAGCGACCTGTGGAACTGTCGACACGTGGCTGGTTTGTAGCGGTTTCCTCCAGCGGGGGTTCACTGCTGGTATCCTCATCGGAATCACCGCTCCGATCGTCGGTGCCTACCTTGTTAACCGCCAGATGGCGTTGATCGGCGAGGCGCTGGCTCACATGGCGTTTGGAGGTGTCGCAATTGGATTGTTCGTCGGTGCTGCGGTTCCGAGTATGGATTATCCTCTCGTCTTCGCACTGATTGCAGCGACGCTCGCTGCGCTCGTGATGCAGTACATCGCGATCAAAACTGATGGCTACGCCGATATTCCGATCGCAATTATGCTCACCGGTGGGTTCGCACTCGGTGTTGCGGTAATCTCCTACGGAGTGACGTTTCACTCGACCGTCGATAGTTATCTCTTCGGCGACATTCTTTTCGTCCCGTTCGAGAACGTCCAGCTGATGGTTGGACTCACGTTGTTGGTAATCGGGGCGATCGCACTGACACACAAGCAACTGTTGTTCATCACGTTCGACCGCGAGGCCGCACGTCTGGCACGAATCAACGTCCGATTCTACGACACACTGCTGATCGTCCTGACCGCACTTGTCGTCGTCGCCGCGATGCAAATTATCGGCGCGATTCTCGTCGCCGGAATGCTCGTTATTCCCGTCGCAGCAGCGATGCAGGTCACGAACAGCTTTAACCGTGGTCTCCTTCTCTCTATTCTTCTTGGACAGGTCGCGGTCTTCGTGGGTATTTTTCTCTCGGCCGAATGGAACATCGCAACCGGTGCGATGATCATCCTCGTTGCGATCGCCCTCTATCTCTGGACGCTCAACGTCACGATCGGTTCGGTTATCATCCTCACCGCACTCTTCGCCTCGCTTGTGAGCTGGAATCTTGCACTCGGTGTTTCCTTCCTCCTCGCTGTCGTTGCTGTCTTCTGTCTGGTTCGGTTCCGCTGATCATCATTTGTCCGAATATTCCTGACCGATATCTCACCGTCCAACTGTCACTCAAACCGCTGCCTATGACCTGAGGGGCCCGCTTTAGCTACGTGAGTTCCACACCTGTTACCGGCCGAACTGGGTGAGAAAGGTGCGTTCTTGGCGGTTGTTTCTCTAGATCACGTCTGCAAGCCCGATTTCATATATCGACGTACGGTGTATCTGTCCCCCACTTTTGGTGG
The DNA window shown above is from Natrialba magadii ATCC 43099 and carries:
- a CDS encoding methyltransferase family protein → MMESSSLESLSTIVFVVGGSALLINFVGVVASAVGATNYWPPGERDWRFYAQWTLSQVFTVSVLIVALLDWNSLGLPRLPSLLVGLVLFGSGFVVAIASGFDLGREETAGLTGELRTGGWYRYSRNPQYVGYVVASVGFALLANSVLVAVLCVIYVGWWLTLPFAEEPWLRKQYGREYEHYAERVPRFVGVETIRELIGARDRESTLTE
- a CDS encoding helix-turn-helix domain-containing protein: MKYLDVCLSQPDWMLHPMQRFIRDTDAVRYEELQAWNVDARDPTLEYELFYVEADREPYETALESVDSIRWYDLTTVDDDAFYLYVCQETRDEDVRWREALTALDLVIVPPIAYDSTAAFSVTVVGTSENLQTMLEMLPDEIDVAVRAIGEYDRRHAPLVADLTDRQLEAITTAVDAGYFEVPREAGVAEVADELGCASSTASRLLQKAQARVMRRLVRRYGRKWSINGSSIRSL
- a CDS encoding phosphoribosyltransferase family protein; amino-acid sequence: MNRAEKAALQLRAVDVLRMLKETRTYDELAETTGLPAGDLNRYVNGHVLPGTERAREVVDDIGREAIADELNARIRVDDEGYVDNSGTVFDQSFLDLVAPVVANGFEFDRPDVVLTAATDGITLAASLASYYGTRCAYAKKSKETAVEEFIEARQRLQSGIELTYYLPASAVDAGDSVLVVDDLIRSGETQELLLDIVETSEAEVAGVFALIAAGDDGIERARERTDAPVGALTTV
- a CDS encoding universal stress protein — translated: MPQHVLVPIDESDRATEALEFACQEYPDATITALHVIDPGDFYAATGIEGGAMANYEEIQKHHENRADELLESAREQAETHGVEVQTDRVVGGISRSIVNYAEENDVDHIALGSHGRTGASRILLGSVAENVARRSPVPVTIVR
- a CDS encoding 50S ribosomal protein L15e, which codes for MAKSFYSHIKEAWKDPDDGKLGELQWQRKQEWRKQGAIERIDRPTRLDKARELGYKAKQGIIVTRVSVRKGTARKQRFKAGRRTKRQGVNRIGRRKNIQRIGEERVSRKYPNLRVLNSYWVGEDGSQKWFEVILVDPEHPAIQNDDDLNWICDDAHTNRAFRGLTNAGKDNRGLNNRGKGAEKVRPSNTGGRGRAK
- a CDS encoding metal-dependent transcriptional regulator: MEDYLKAIYYLQWNSNRARVRTSELAAHLNVTSPTVSSMYTNLSERGLIEHKKYKGAVLTTEGEQIALNVLRNYWLIEAYLTTEFDYQLNEVGDEADVLEHHLSDRLANALTETLGRPDRTLHGESVPRPSLESSALHRSDFLARAAKNRSSTPEQ
- a CDS encoding metal ABC transporter substrate-binding protein yields the protein MVDDTTMSNQYALTRRSALASASGLLVGVAGCLSGDDNEVDSGDGEAEYTVSAGFLALWDFTRQIAGEHMNVVDLVPVGEHGHDFNPGPSVVADVEESDAFVYLRDFASWQDDTAAELESEDDVHVIEAAEGIEFFDSPAEDDDEHFWMDPVTCQEGVDNIADALSEIDPENADEYAENAASFNEELQDVHEEFEDIVDRAETSDLIVATHDSFQWWHDRYGLDIYSPIGTSPDNEATPQETEEIERIMEENDIGHVLYDVGEPDDLANYLADETDAEVLPISPVETQLPEYDEADWGYVDHYREVNFPTLEEALEASPN
- a CDS encoding metal ABC transporter ATP-binding protein; this encodes MSAVIHAENVSFAYDDQVVVDDITLSVTEGDFLGLIGPNGSGKTTLLKIMLGLRQPDTGSVELFGTPASEFTDGTRLGYVSQQSSEADSMMPVTVREVVEMGRYPHVGVRRLSEADQKIIDDALAKVEISDLADRRISRLSGGQKQRAYIARALASEADLLALDEPTVGVDAESVDQFYTLLDELNRSGITIVLIEHDLGIVTEHADMMACLDCELYEHCETAEFLESDALERAYSSARVLKSAGFATGD
- a CDS encoding metal ABC transporter permease, yielding MSTEWVTKWNPTVGLLAGIPVLLVGFYIFVYVLFPPLFESFWGATCGTVDTWLVCSGFLQRGFTAGILIGITAPIVGAYLVNRQMALIGEALAHMAFGGVAIGLFVGAAVPSMDYPLVFALIAATLAALVMQYIAIKTDGYADIPIAIMLTGGFALGVAVISYGVTFHSTVDSYLFGDILFVPFENVQLMVGLTLLVIGAIALTHKQLLFITFDREAARLARINVRFYDTLLIVLTALVVVAAMQIIGAILVAGMLVIPVAAAMQVTNSFNRGLLLSILLGQVAVFVGIFLSAEWNIATGAMIILVAIALYLWTLNVTIGSVIILTALFASLVSWNLALGVSFLLAVVAVFCLVRFR